AAACGCCTTGGCATTTTTTATTACCTGCTCCTGATATTCTTTTTTAAAAGCATTCATCTCGTAGGTCGCCATCAATAAGGCTAAAAGAGTGCCGAGATGATGGTTGCTTGTTGAACCCGGGAATGCCCGGCTTTTGATTTCAACCCAGAGTTTAGCAAAAGGAGAATCTTTGGTGATGGTGGAGGCGATGACCCCCCGTTGGGGACCAAAGAATGTTTTATGGGTGCTTCCTGTGACGATATCTGCGCCTTCTTTAAACGGCTCTTGGAATGCACCATATAAGCCTAAAACATGAGCCATATCATACATTAAAATCGGCCGCGGCTCCCAGTCTTTGACTAACTGATGGACAAATTCCACCGGCTCTCTGTGGAGAAACATGCTTTTCCCGAAAACAATCAATTCTGGTCTTTCTTTCTGGAGGATTTCCGCAATTTTTTCTAAATCTGCCTTATGCATACAATCTTTTTTTACCGGAAAGTTTATTACATTTTCTTTACCGGTTGCCGGGTCTTCTTCTACATAGTTGAATAATGCACCCATGGGTTGAGAGCTGAGGTGGCCACCTTTGTTTAAATCGTTATTCATCACCAGTTTTAAACGCCGAAGCGGTTCACCGGGTTTACGATCGCGGTTGATAAACTTGACCATTGCCTTGAAGACTATTTCGTTTGACATCTGGCCACTGATGGGTCTCAATTCAATACTCGGACAATTGAAATAGTCCGCCATTTCCTTGCGCAATTCTTCTTCAACCTCGCGGATGAAATCTGTTCCCTGATAAAAGTATATCTCTTCACCCTTCATCGTCCGGTGCTCGGCATACCTACCTGCAGGGTCAGAGATTTCACATAGTTTTACCAACAAACTGGGCGTCGTCTCAGAGGGAATGAGATTGATACATTCCCGCTGACGCCAGCAATTGTTCTTTTCAATCCTCTCCACTAAATTTTTAACTTTTCCAGAAAGATCGGTCAATTTGCCTCCTTGCTCATTAGATTATATCCGATTTTTTAATTCCGTCAATTGTAAGGAGTTTTAAAATTAAAACTCAATCAGCAACTTTGAATAAGAGCCAGGAATTTTTGCCGGCTTTTTGAAATCTATAGAGGACATAAATTCCATGTAACTTTTTTCCATATGCCTTGAATTTAATAACATCCTTATCCCTGGCTATTAGCTCATACTCTCCTTTATCCCATATCTCCACCCAACCCGCGCCATACTGCCCAGAAGGAATTTCGCCTTCAAAATCTGCATAATCAAGGCTATGGTCCTCTACCGCAATACAGAGTCTTTTGACACCGGTTTTTAACGGCGGTTCCTTGGGAACCGCCCATGATTTTAATACGCCATCAATTTCTAACCTCAAATCCCAATGGAGATGGGTGGCCTTGTGGCGGTGGATGACAAATTTCAATCAGCGCTTCTTTAAAAATTTATGAATCTTATGTGAGGTATCCAAAAGGGCGCTAATCGATTCATCTTTATTGAACCGGTCGATAAAGTAGGCAACAAATTCGGCGATGTCAACTTCCCGAAACCATTCGGCATTCTTCAATTTTGGGTTTCGGTAGGTGAGATTGGTTGCATAAACTCTTTTTATTAGATTCTGCCGATAGGCATTTTCAAAACGCTGCACCCCATCATCGGTGAGCAGAGCAAAGGTGACGATAACATAAATATTGCGGGCACCGAGTTTTTTTAGTTCTTCGGCGGAGAGCAACATCGACTGTCCGGAGGCGAGCATATCATCTACGATCAAAACATCCTTTCCCACAATGTTGGTGCCCAAGAATTCATGTTTGACAATGGGATTTTTCCCATCCACAATCCTGGTAGTGTCGCGTCTTTTATAAAAAAAGCCGAGTTCCACACCCAAACTATTCGCGTAATAGAGAGAGCGATCCACGGCACCTTCATCCGGACTTACCACCATGAGCCGTTTTTTATCGACCACCACATCTTTTTCGTTCTCCAGAAGTGCCCTGATAATCTGGTAACTCGCATGGAGGTTTTCGAAACCCATTAAAGGCACAGCATTCTGGACATGGGAATTGTGGGCATCAAAGGTGATGAGATTTTTAACTCCTAAATTTTGCAATTCCTGGAGGGCAAGGGCACAGTCCAGGGATTCACGACCGGTTCGTTTATGCTGCCGACTTTGATACAACAATGGCATAATCACATTGATGCGATATGCCCGACCACCAATCGCTGCAACAACCCTTTTTATGTCCTGGAAATGATCATCCGGACTCATCGGGGTGGTTATCCCCTGGATGGTAAAACGGCATCCATAATTACCGATATCCGAGATGATATAGACATCATAACCCCGGATGGATTGATAAAGCACTGCCTTTGCTTCACCATTGGCGAATCTTGGACACTCACAGGGAATGATGAAGGTCTTTTTATTATTATTTCTGCCAAACCGGCGTTTGACCAGCTCGCGATCGACGAGTGCAGCAAGCTCTTTGCCTCCGGGTGGAGCGAGCAGGGCAATGGGCACAAGAGGTCTCTTTTCTTTCATTGTTTGAACACCGGGCTAGTAATGAAGAACACTAAGAAGAATATCGCGAGGATATACATAACCAACGAGACTTCCCGGCCTCTGCCACTGAAGAATTTGATTAAAACATAGGCGAGGAATCCAAGCGATATGCCGTTGGAAATGCTGTAGGTGAAGGGCATACTGGCGATGGTGATAAAAGCCGGCACGGCTTCGGAATAATCAGAGAAGTCGATTTTTATCACCGATTCCATCATCATAATACCCACGATGATGAGGGCAGGGGCAATGGCGACGGCCGGTATAAAACCGACGAGCGGAGCAGCGAAGATGGCGATAAGAAACAGAATACCCGTTGTCACTGCTGTGAGTCCGGTGCGCCCCCCTTCTTCAATACCCGCTGCACTTTCAATATAGGAAGTGACCGTAGAAGTGCCGATAAGGGCACCGAGGACCGGACCAAGCGAATCCGCGAATAAAACCCTGCCAATCCGTGGAATTCGACCTTTTTCATCAATAAACTTTGCTTTCACTGCCAGGCCAATTACGGTTCCGGCGGTGTCAAAGAAGTCGACGAAGAGCAGGGTAAAGATCAAGGTGACAAACGACCATTTTAGCGCCCCGAGGATATCGAGCTTTAAGAAAGTAGGTGCTAAGGAAGGTTTCAGCAACTGGAGTATTTCTCCCCGGGTGCGGAAAAAAGGAATGAAACTTAAAAGTGTGCCGATGAGGATGCCGATCAGGATTGCTCCCCGCACCTTTTTCACCAGAAGAATTGTCGTGACCAGCAGCACGATACCGGCGAGGATGATTCGAGGATAGATATCGGGGTGGGCAAGAGGGGAAATTTTCACAAAGGTAACCGGGTCTCGGGTTATGAGCCCGGCCTGCTCAAAGCCAATGAAGGCAAGGAACAGTCCAATTCCCACGCTCACCGCACATTTCAAGGTAAAAGGGATTGAATCAATTATCGTCTCCCGAAGTTTGGTGAGGGTGATGATCACGATGATCACGCCTTCAATAAAGAAGAATCCCAATCCAACACGCCAATCGATCCCCATTCCTGCGCAGATGGAATAGGCAAAGAAGGCATTCAGACCCATTCCCGGTGCTAAGGCAATCGGATAGTTGGCAAGGAGCCCCATGATAATACTGATCAATCCGGCGACGAGACAGGTTGCCAAAGTCACAGCTCCTTTATCCATACCTGCGGCCTGGAGAATGAGGGGATTGGCTGCAATTATATACGCCATGGTCATAAAGGTAGTGACACCGGCTAGGATTTCGGTTTTGACCGTAGTGTTATGTTCCTTAAGTTTAAATAATTTCTCCCACATACTACCTCCTCGATTATCTCACAATTACGATCTTGGTGACATCGTTGCCTGCCCCATAAGTATAAAGAAAACAATAATAAATCCCGGCGCCTACCGCCTTTCCTTGTTCATCATGACCATCCCAGATGAATGCGGCATTAGGAGAGAGGGGATTGGTGTCGGTATAACGCCCGGGTGCCAACTGGTGGTCAATTTCAATTCTTTTGATGAGTCGACCGGTGATAGAGAATATGCGTAGTTCAACGAATGATTTAGTATTTAGCACAAAAGGGATATAAATGTTCAGTTGCCGATCAAACACCGCGGGATTGGGAAAAGGAGCAAGCAAGGCACAGTTTTTTATCGGTTTTATTACTGGGGGCGAATAGTAAAATGCCTTGACCGCATCTGGCCATCCATAACCCAGACTTTCGCTGGGCGAGGAGGCAAAACTGGCGGTTTCAAATAGCGCCTGACGGATTGAATCAACATTCCAGGCGGGATGTCCTTCCAGTAAAAGGGCACAGATACCAGCAGCAAGTGCTGTAGCCCCGGATGTGCCGTAGGAAAGGAGATAGGAATTTTTTTCATCCGGATTTACTACCACCGGGGCCGCGGCGAGGCAGACGATCTCTGGTTTTATCCGGCCATCGGCGGTTGGACCATAACCAGAATAGCGCCAGCGCTGGAATGTTGTATCTATACCGCCCACAGTGATAGCGTTTATTGCATCTCCGGGAATGACGAGTTGAGGAATGGCAACATTCCCTGCGGCGGTGACAACAACAACCCCGCGGCGGGTCGCTTCATACACTGCAATTGAGGCTAAAGAAGTTTTTCCATCATAATCATCAGGCCAGTTGTACCAGTCAGTGTAGCCAAGGGAACTGGAGATGATATCTGCACCTTTGGCTTCACACCACTCCAATCCAGCGATGTAAGTATCTTCTTCCACGGGAAATTCGTATAATGTATCGGGATTTTCGGTTTTGGCTATAATGAATTGGGCACCAGGAGCGACACCGATATAATTGTTGGTAGCATAGCCACCAACAACCCCCACCATCTCAGTGCCGTGGTGGGGATGGAAATATTGTGGGTCATTGAGGGTATAACCATCGGTATTATTGTCTCCACGCTGACAATAAAATTTTTTGATTTCACCGGTGATAAGGGCAGATGTTGGTAGATAAACGAATTCTTTAGGGAGCGAATCAAGGGTGGCGAAGCTCATCCCGTTATCATAAGAAATACGCTGATAAATTTTACCGGCACTTTCCCAGAGCGCTACGATAGTGCTTCCGGATTTGGCGAGCGACATTTTTCCTGCCGCATCAAGAGAGGGAGATAGGTAATTTGCAGGCATAAACTGATTCCCGAAATCATAGGAAATGGTGAAGGCAATTCGGCAAAAAGGAAAAACGGAATAGTCTTTGTATAAAAGAAAGATGGTATCACCCAAACATACCACCTGCGGATCCTTGCCCAAAAGGTGGGTGAATTTAATATGAAAGGTATCCGCCGGAATATTTGCATAAGCAAAAAAGATGGAGTCATCCGGGAATTGATAATAAAACAGCCCGATCCGGGAACCGTTGGTGCACGCCTCTGCAAGTTTGATATGCGTGGAGCAAGTGGTGACGAGCATCGAACTGGGAAATCCGGCAATATTTCCTTTGCGTAAAAAGATATTCCTTTTGTCCCGATAGAAAAGATAAATTGTATCACCGATAAGGATTGAACGTGGATTTTGAAAAATACTTCCGGTTATCAATGTCGGTCCGGCGATGATGCTGGTATCCATGGCGATTAAATTGATCCCGGCGCGGTTCTTAAAGAATAAAAATGTTGTATCACCTCCGCAGAGGTTGATTTCGGATATCCAGTTGTTGTTAGCATTATTGGTTATCTTTTTCAGTTCACTCCAGGTGAGACCATGGTCTGAAGAATAGGTATATAGAATATCCCGGGTGGGCATATAGAGAAAATTGGTATCACCAATTAAGAATAATTCGATCCGCTGCGCGTTTTGATGGAACAGGATTTCAGTGTATACTCCGTATTTTCCTGTCACCGGGAGATTATCAAGAAAAATCTGGTCTCCGCTGAGGAAGTCGTATTCCGCGATAACCTTTAAATCGGTTAGGGCGTTATGCGTGCGACGTAAGCCGGTGTCCAGAAAACCGATTTTCACATTTGAACCGAAGATACCCATTTTATGGAGGGAATCAATATTGAACATTTTTAACTGACGCTGGGTGAGAGATCCACCGGTATCCTGGAGGGCGACTTCGACTTCGTTTATTTTTTTAAAATGTGCTACCGGGATTATTTTATAAACGAAGTCAAAAGATGCAATTTCATCAAGATTATCGCGTGGGATTATATAACTGGCCGCGTTGAGCCATCTTGAGCGGTACAAAAGAATTCCTCCGGTTCTCTGGATTTCTTCAAGATAATTTTCGTTTAAAGGGATATCTCCATA
The nucleotide sequence above comes from candidate division WOR-3 bacterium. Encoded proteins:
- a CDS encoding ribose-phosphate pyrophosphokinase: MKEKRPLVPIALLAPPGGKELAALVDRELVKRRFGRNNNKKTFIIPCECPRFANGEAKAVLYQSIRGYDVYIISDIGNYGCRFTIQGITTPMSPDDHFQDIKRVVAAIGGRAYRINVIMPLLYQSRQHKRTGRESLDCALALQELQNLGVKNLITFDAHNSHVQNAVPLMGFENLHASYQIIRALLENEKDVVVDKKRLMVVSPDEGAVDRSLYYANSLGVELGFFYKRRDTTRIVDGKNPIVKHEFLGTNIVGKDVLIVDDMLASGQSMLLSAEELKKLGARNIYVIVTFALLTDDGVQRFENAYRQNLIKRVYATNLTYRNPKLKNAEWFREVDIAEFVAYFIDRFNKDESISALLDTSHKIHKFLKKR
- a CDS encoding S8 family serine peptidase, with product MFVAFFLLVETINPRLPSADKIDPRCFRNEFVHAWVLFTDKGIPQNRYNEVLNLTRQKIPTEVLQRRIFRKGIVVDYGDIPLNENYLEEIQRTGGILLYRSRWLNAASYIIPRDNLDEIASFDFVYKIIPVAHFKKINEVEVALQDTGGSLTQRQLKMFNIDSLHKMGIFGSNVKIGFLDTGLRRTHNALTDLKVIAEYDFLSGDQIFLDNLPVTGKYGVYTEILFHQNAQRIELFLIGDTNFLYMPTRDILYTYSSDHGLTWSELKKITNNANNNWISEINLCGGDTTFLFFKNRAGINLIAMDTSIIAGPTLITGSIFQNPRSILIGDTIYLFYRDKRNIFLRKGNIAGFPSSMLVTTCSTHIKLAEACTNGSRIGLFYYQFPDDSIFFAYANIPADTFHIKFTHLLGKDPQVVCLGDTIFLLYKDYSVFPFCRIAFTISYDFGNQFMPANYLSPSLDAAGKMSLAKSGSTIVALWESAGKIYQRISYDNGMSFATLDSLPKEFVYLPTSALITGEIKKFYCQRGDNNTDGYTLNDPQYFHPHHGTEMVGVVGGYATNNYIGVAPGAQFIIAKTENPDTLYEFPVEEDTYIAGLEWCEAKGADIISSSLGYTDWYNWPDDYDGKTSLASIAVYEATRRGVVVVTAAGNVAIPQLVIPGDAINAITVGGIDTTFQRWRYSGYGPTADGRIKPEIVCLAAAPVVVNPDEKNSYLLSYGTSGATALAAGICALLLEGHPAWNVDSIRQALFETASFASSPSESLGYGWPDAVKAFYYSPPVIKPIKNCALLAPFPNPAVFDRQLNIYIPFVLNTKSFVELRIFSITGRLIKRIEIDHQLAPGRYTDTNPLSPNAAFIWDGHDEQGKAVGAGIYYCFLYTYGAGNDVTKIVIVR
- a CDS encoding NCS2 family permease, which gives rise to MWEKLFKLKEHNTTVKTEILAGVTTFMTMAYIIAANPLILQAAGMDKGAVTLATCLVAGLISIIMGLLANYPIALAPGMGLNAFFAYSICAGMGIDWRVGLGFFFIEGVIIVIITLTKLRETIIDSIPFTLKCAVSVGIGLFLAFIGFEQAGLITRDPVTFVKISPLAHPDIYPRIILAGIVLLVTTILLVKKVRGAILIGILIGTLLSFIPFFRTRGEILQLLKPSLAPTFLKLDILGALKWSFVTLIFTLLFVDFFDTAGTVIGLAVKAKFIDEKGRIPRIGRVLFADSLGPVLGALIGTSTVTSYIESAAGIEEGGRTGLTAVTTGILFLIAIFAAPLVGFIPAVAIAPALIIVGIMMMESVIKIDFSDYSEAVPAFITIASMPFTYSISNGISLGFLAYVLIKFFSGRGREVSLVMYILAIFFLVFFITSPVFKQ
- a CDS encoding DNA polymerase ligase N-terminal domain-containing protein, whose product is MKFVIHRHKATHLHWDLRLEIDGVLKSWAVPKEPPLKTGVKRLCIAVEDHSLDYADFEGEIPSGQYGAGWVEIWDKGEYELIARDKDVIKFKAYGKKLHGIYVLYRFQKAGKNSWLLFKVAD